The sequence below is a genomic window from Gammaproteobacteria bacterium.
GACAATCAGTTACGATGGCACCATAAATCATCTCGAGCCAGTCGTGAACGCGATCGCGCAGCTCGCCAATCTGATGCAGGAAAAGCAGGCATTACTGGCGCTGTCCGATCTAATTGCAGACATCGTCGATCATTGCTCACAGGATCTTAAAATGGACCGCGGCGACGGCGAAGAACTGAGACCCTGGCGCCTGCTGCATATTAATCGGGGGATCGTGGCGACTCGAACCCATGACCTGGGGGTTATGAAAAAGGCCTTCGACGAGTTTTTGATTTACCTGCCGCAGGAAGCTACAGGCTTTTTTGCGGAAGGGATGAAAGAGATGGATGCACTGGATTACCCGCCACACGTACGCAAGGTCATGGAGTCCTACTTCAATCAAACGCCTTCGGTACGGATCCACTAGCCATCACGGCACGGTTTCACCGTGATGCAGATTCCAGACTGACCAGATAGCCGCCGTACTTTCGGATATTGATCACGCCATTGTCAAGAATCAGGTACTGACCCTTGATTGCCTCGAGTTTACCTTCAATCTGCGCCTGTTTGTCAAGATTGAAACTATTGACTTTGACCGGGTATTTGAGCGCCGGGTAATCGAGATTTGTCATTTCATCGGGCTTCGCTAACTCCTCGGCATCTGCGATCAAATCGGAACCAAGCTCTGCTTTCACCAGCGGCCAAATCGTCTCGAATATCTGGTACAGGTCAATTTCGTCGACCAGGTTCTTGAGCATATTTCGCCAGTTGGTCCGGTCACTGACATGTTGTTTGAATGCATGTTCGATTAACCCGGCATGGTATCGCTTCGATACCCGCAGGATCGGCAGTGCCTGGATAGCACCCTGATCGATCCATCTTGTCGGTATCTGGTTTTCGCGGGTTATGCCGATCTTCACCCCGGAAGTATTGGCAAGATAAATAATGTGCGGCCGCATACAGTGTGACTGGGCCCAGTCCGGTTCCCGACAGGTGCCCA
It includes:
- a CDS encoding DUF2797 domain-containing protein, with protein sequence MQTEATSPVSYHLELGGQRLTLNEWLGQPIRIEYLQQIQCMHCGRMTRKSFSQGYCYPCFSSLAQCDLCIMSPEKCHFHLGTCREPDWAQSHCMRPHIIYLANTSGVKIGITRENQIPTRWIDQGAIQALPILRVSKRYHAGLIEHAFKQHVSDRTNWRNMLKNLVDEIDLYQIFETIWPLVKAELGSDLIADAEELAKPDEMTNLDYPALKYPVKVNSFNLDKQAQIEGKLEAIKGQYLILDNGVINIRKYGGYLVSLESASR